One segment of Paenibacillus sp. FSL R7-0337 DNA contains the following:
- a CDS encoding cupin domain-containing protein translates to MEKKTLAEAVQYQEERFTKKIIFQKGDSVVFVLNFMPGQKLPIHKHPGADVYILALHGDGAIHVNEEEFPFIQGETIYIAGDESFAYTNNTSSPSSLHVVLSNLPSAEYAKEI, encoded by the coding sequence ATGGAAAAGAAAACATTAGCTGAGGCAGTACAGTATCAAGAGGAGCGCTTTACCAAAAAAATCATTTTCCAAAAAGGGGATAGTGTTGTATTCGTGCTAAACTTCATGCCTGGGCAAAAGCTGCCCATTCACAAGCACCCCGGAGCAGATGTCTATATCCTCGCCTTACACGGTGATGGTGCCATTCATGTTAATGAGGAAGAGTTCCCCTTCATCCAAGGAGAGACCATCTACATTGCCGGTGACGAGTCATTCGCTTATACGAATAATACTTCATCCCCGTCCAGCCTGCATGTCGTTCTATCCAACCTGCCAAGTGCGGAATACGCGAAGGAAATCTAA
- a CDS encoding Crp/Fnr family transcriptional regulator, translating into MDCNTCSSHACVRQVPVFRSLSDEELVIIESITESHSYKKGSQVCREGEPSEALYVVKSGLIKLTKNSKEGKQHIVRFLFPGDYFGQFALLHNKNNDVTAEIIESGVVCRMHRKDFIPLLEQNASLAFSFLMSVSEQLHLAEEAAGALHMFEVEKRLARLLVYLYTKNLPDPALTMQALRHSVDLPSAQKEVAAMLGTTAETLSRKLNKLEALKIITMHKRTVNILEMEALIQLAEISN; encoded by the coding sequence ATGGATTGTAATACGTGCAGCTCTCATGCCTGTGTACGCCAGGTTCCGGTATTCAGGAGCTTATCCGATGAAGAATTGGTTATCATAGAATCAATCACAGAATCCCATTCATATAAAAAGGGCAGCCAGGTCTGCAGAGAAGGAGAGCCGTCTGAAGCCTTATATGTGGTGAAGAGCGGTCTTATCAAACTGACGAAGAACAGTAAAGAAGGTAAGCAGCATATTGTCCGCTTTCTTTTTCCAGGGGATTATTTCGGACAGTTTGCCCTTCTTCATAATAAAAATAATGATGTAACGGCGGAGATTATTGAGAGCGGAGTGGTCTGCCGGATGCACCGGAAGGATTTCATTCCCCTCTTGGAGCAAAATGCGAGCCTGGCGTTCAGTTTTCTAATGTCTGTTAGTGAGCAATTGCATTTGGCGGAAGAAGCGGCAGGGGCACTTCATATGTTTGAAGTGGAAAAACGGTTAGCCCGGCTTCTGGTCTACTTGTACACAAAGAATCTACCAGATCCAGCTCTGACCATGCAAGCCTTGAGACATTCCGTGGATCTCCCGTCGGCACAAAAAGAAGTGGCGGCGATGCTCGGCACTACTGCCGAGACCCTAAGCCGTAAGCTGAACAAGCTGGAAGCGCTGAAGATCATCACTATGCATAAAAGAACCGTGAATATTCTGGAGATGGAGGCTCTAATTCAACTCGCAGAAATCAGTAATTAA
- the rpsG gene encoding 30S ribosomal protein S7, with product MPRKGPVTKRDVLPDPLYNSKLVTRLINRIMLGGKRGVAQSILYNSFKLIQERTGKEPMEVFEAAIKNIMPVLEVKARRVGGANYQVPIEVKPERRTALGLRWLVNYSRNRGEKTMEERLAAEIIDASNNTGASVKKREDTHKMAEANKAFAHYRW from the coding sequence ATGCCACGCAAAGGTCCAGTTACTAAAAGAGATGTATTGCCAGATCCATTGTATAATAGCAAGTTGGTTACTCGTTTGATCAACCGTATTATGCTGGGTGGTAAAAGAGGTGTCGCTCAAAGCATTTTGTACAATTCGTTCAAGTTGATTCAAGAACGTACAGGTAAAGAGCCGATGGAGGTTTTCGAAGCAGCCATCAAGAATATCATGCCTGTATTGGAAGTTAAAGCTCGTCGTGTCGGCGGTGCTAACTACCAAGTACCTATTGAGGTTAAACCTGAAAGACGTACTGCTTTGGGATTACGTTGGCTTGTAAACTACTCACGCAACCGCGGTGAGAAGACTATGGAAGAGCGTTTGGCGGCTGAGATTATCGATGCTTCCAACAACACAGGCGCTTCCGTTAAGAAACGTGAAGATACACACAAAATGGCTGAAGCGAACAAAGCGTTTGCTCACTACCGCTGGTAG
- the rpsL gene encoding 30S ribosomal protein S12 produces MPTINQLVRKGRQAKIEKSKSPALQKGYNALKREATNLSAPQKRGVCTRVGTMTPRKPNSALRKYARVRLTNRLEVTAYIPGIGHNLQEHSVVLLRGGKVKDLAGVRYHIVRGALDTAGVANRMQARSKYGAKRPKVKK; encoded by the coding sequence ATGCCAACTATTAATCAACTGGTTCGTAAAGGCCGTCAAGCCAAAATCGAAAAATCCAAATCTCCCGCTCTTCAAAAAGGGTACAACGCCCTCAAGCGTGAGGCTACAAATTTGAGCGCTCCGCAGAAACGCGGTGTATGCACTCGTGTAGGCACAATGACTCCACGTAAACCAAACTCAGCACTTCGTAAGTATGCCCGTGTTCGTCTGACGAACCGTCTTGAGGTGACTGCTTACATTCCGGGTATCGGACACAACCTTCAAGAGCACAGTGTAGTATTGCTGCGCGGAGGTAAAGTTAAGGACCTTGCAGGAGTTCGTTACCACATCGTTCGTGGTGCACTGGATACTGCAGGTGTTGCTAACCGGATGCAGGCTCGCTCCAAGTATGGTGCGAAACGTCCTAAAGTCAAGAAATAA
- the tuf gene encoding elongation factor Tu, whose translation MAKAKFERNKPHVNIGTIGHVDHGKTTLTAAITTVLSKKYGGAAVAFDQIDKAPEERERGITISTAHVEYETPNRHYAHVDCPGHADYVKNMITGAAQMDGAILVVSAADGPMPQTREHILLSRQVGVPYIVVFLNKCDMVEDEELLELVEMEVRDLLSEYDFPGDDTPIVRGSAREALQNPDGEYAQKIVEMFETIDTYIPLPERQTDKPFLMPVEDVFSITGRGTVATGRVERGTVKVGEEIEIVGIHEETKKSVVTGVEMFRKLLDSAQAGDNIGALLRGVDRNMIERGQVLAKPNSVKPHTEFTAQIYVLTKEEGGRHKPFFTGYRPQFYFRTTDVTGIINLPEGTEMVMPGDNITVTVSLISPIAIEEGTKFSIREGGRTVGAGSVASIQK comes from the coding sequence ATGGCAAAGGCAAAGTTTGAACGTAACAAACCGCACGTTAACATTGGTACTATTGGTCACGTCGACCATGGTAAAACAACTCTTACTGCTGCAATCACAACTGTATTGTCCAAAAAATACGGTGGTGCTGCTGTAGCATTCGACCAAATTGATAAGGCTCCTGAAGAACGCGAACGCGGTATCACTATCTCCACGGCTCACGTTGAATATGAAACTCCTAACCGTCACTACGCTCACGTAGACTGCCCTGGACACGCCGACTATGTTAAAAACATGATCACTGGCGCAGCGCAAATGGACGGAGCAATCCTGGTTGTATCCGCAGCTGATGGCCCTATGCCACAGACTCGTGAACACATCCTGCTGTCCCGTCAAGTAGGCGTTCCTTACATCGTTGTATTCCTGAACAAATGCGACATGGTTGAGGACGAAGAGTTGCTTGAATTGGTTGAAATGGAAGTTCGCGATCTGCTTAGCGAATACGACTTCCCAGGCGATGATACTCCAATCGTCCGTGGATCTGCTCGTGAAGCTCTGCAGAACCCTGATGGCGAGTATGCACAGAAGATCGTTGAAATGTTCGAAACGATCGACACATATATCCCACTTCCTGAACGTCAGACTGACAAGCCTTTCTTGATGCCTGTAGAAGATGTATTCTCCATCACTGGCCGCGGTACTGTGGCAACTGGTCGCGTAGAACGCGGAACAGTTAAAGTCGGAGAAGAAATCGAAATCGTTGGTATTCACGAAGAAACTAAGAAGTCTGTAGTTACTGGCGTGGAAATGTTCCGTAAATTGCTTGATTCTGCTCAAGCTGGCGACAACATCGGCGCATTGTTGCGTGGTGTTGACCGTAACATGATCGAGCGCGGCCAAGTATTGGCTAAGCCGAACTCCGTTAAGCCACACACTGAGTTCACTGCTCAGATCTACGTTCTGACTAAAGAAGAAGGCGGACGTCACAAACCATTCTTCACTGGTTACCGTCCACAGTTCTACTTCCGTACAACTGACGTAACTGGTATCATCAACCTGCCAGAAGGTACTGAAATGGTTATGCCTGGTGACAACATCACTGTAACTGTTTCCCTGATCTCCCCAATCGCTATTGAAGAAGGTACTAAATTCTCCATTCGCGAAGGCGGACGTACAGTTGGTGCCGGTTCCGTAGCTTCCATCCAGAAATAA
- a CDS encoding V4R domain-containing protein, translating to MGLLQYTFEDMRQMNRTTLGNMVPLELFRTIRLIGMNQGLPLGGKGTTVTIGRKIGESLPVHSVEELLQIFEELKIGIPRIVHSDERRINIVVDDCFCKGLPSLEDERMVCDLEGAIIEGALCRILGRKVSVKEIKCNVTGHEHCEYEVKL from the coding sequence ATGGGCTTGCTGCAATACACTTTTGAGGATATGCGCCAGATGAATAGAACAACTCTGGGTAATATGGTCCCCCTTGAACTATTCCGGACCATCCGTCTAATTGGAATGAACCAGGGATTGCCGTTAGGCGGAAAGGGTACGACTGTTACCATAGGCAGAAAGATTGGTGAGAGCCTGCCTGTCCATTCCGTGGAAGAGCTGCTGCAGATCTTTGAAGAGCTCAAAATCGGAATTCCCCGGATTGTTCATTCTGATGAGCGCAGGATTAATATTGTTGTTGACGATTGCTTCTGCAAAGGATTACCTTCGCTTGAAGATGAAAGAATGGTCTGTGATCTAGAAGGAGCTATCATTGAAGGTGCTCTATGCAGAATTCTCGGCCGTAAGGTTTCAGTGAAGGAGATCAAATGTAATGTCACCGGTCATGAACACTGCGAGTATGAAGTTAAGCTTTAA
- the rpoC gene encoding DNA-directed RNA polymerase subunit beta' translates to MLDVNNFEFMKIGLASPEKIRSWSRGEVKKPETINYRTLKPEKEGLFCERIFGPQKDWECHCGKYKRVRYKGVVCDRCGVEVTRAKVRRERMGHIELAAPVSHIWYFKGIPSRMGLALDMSPRSLEEIIYFASYVVTDPGETPLEKKQLLSEKEYRSYREKYGYGFQAGMGAEAVKKLLQDIDIDKELEFLKEELRTAQGQRRNRAIKRLEVIEAFRNSGNKPDWMIMDVLPVIPPELRPMVQLDGGRFATSDLNDLYRRVINRNNRLKRLLDLGAPDIIVQNEKRMLQEAVDALIDNGRRGRPVTGPGNRPLKSLSHMLKGKQGRFRQNLLGKRVDYSGRSVIVVGPYLKMYQCGLPKKMALELFKPFVMKELVNKGLAHNIKSAKRKVERVSPEVWDVLEEVIREHPVLLNRAPTLHRLGIQAFEPILVEGHAIRLHPLVCTAYNADFDGDQMAVHVPLSAEAQAEARILMLASGNILNPKDGKPVVTPSQDMVLGTFYLTMDNNEEKGTGMILRTVNEAVSAYQRGTAGLHARVAIPAKALGKTCFTEAQQNALLITTVGKIIFNEIYPSSFPYINEATKTNLLQGTPEKYFIYEKGADVRELIMAAPEASAVGKEYLGLIIARCFETYHTTKTSVILDKIKQLGFTYSTRSGVTVAVSDVIVPEEKVTILKESEAKVDVVANQYRRGLITNDERYDRVIEIWSKTKDELTNVLLKSMDRFNSIMLMVDSKARGNKSQITQLGGMRGLMATPSGRIFELPIKANFREGLTVLEYFISTHGARKGLADTALRTADSGYLTRRLVDVAQDVIVREEDCGTDKGFTVSRIQDGKEVIEDLYDRIEGRYSFETIRHPETKEIIVHRNDLIDSDKAEEIVNAGITKLQIRSVLSCRARHGVCKKCYGRNLATGKFVEIGEAVGIIAAQSIGEPGTQLTMRTFHTGGVAGDDITQGLPRIQELFEARNPKGQATISEIDGVVKEIRETKDRREIEVQGEAESKTYSITYGSRLRVSEGQEIEAGDELTDGSIDPKEMLRIKGIRGVQNYILQEVQRVYRNQGVEINDKHIEVMIKQMLRKIRIIDAGDTNLLPGAFADIHEYEAANKEAILAGNEPAVAKPVLLGITKASLETDSFLSAASFQETTRVLTDAAIKGKVDKLLGLKENVIIGKLIPAGTGMNRYRNVKLSDPNAESSEEALEPVPAE, encoded by the coding sequence TTGTTGGACGTTAACAATTTTGAATTTATGAAAATCGGGCTCGCTTCCCCGGAAAAAATTCGTTCTTGGTCCCGCGGAGAAGTTAAAAAACCGGAAACCATTAACTATCGTACATTGAAACCGGAAAAAGAGGGTCTCTTTTGCGAACGTATTTTTGGACCGCAAAAGGACTGGGAATGTCATTGTGGTAAATACAAACGCGTTCGTTATAAGGGCGTTGTGTGTGACCGCTGCGGCGTGGAGGTTACCCGTGCTAAAGTTCGTCGTGAACGTATGGGCCACATCGAATTAGCAGCTCCGGTATCTCATATCTGGTATTTCAAAGGTATTCCAAGTCGTATGGGTCTGGCACTGGATATGTCTCCTAGATCGCTCGAAGAGATTATCTACTTTGCATCTTATGTTGTAACCGATCCGGGGGAAACTCCACTGGAGAAGAAACAATTGCTGTCCGAGAAAGAATACCGCAGCTACCGTGAGAAATATGGCTACGGATTCCAGGCTGGCATGGGTGCGGAAGCCGTCAAAAAGCTGCTTCAGGATATCGATATCGATAAAGAGCTGGAATTCCTCAAAGAAGAGCTGCGTACTGCTCAAGGCCAGCGACGTAACCGGGCGATCAAACGTCTGGAAGTCATTGAAGCCTTCCGCAACTCCGGTAACAAGCCTGACTGGATGATCATGGATGTACTCCCGGTTATACCGCCGGAGCTTCGTCCAATGGTTCAGCTGGATGGCGGCCGGTTTGCTACGTCTGACCTTAATGACCTGTACCGCCGTGTAATTAACCGGAACAACCGTCTGAAAAGATTGCTGGATCTTGGCGCTCCTGACATTATCGTTCAGAATGAGAAACGGATGCTTCAGGAAGCAGTAGATGCCCTGATTGACAACGGCCGCCGCGGCCGTCCTGTAACGGGACCTGGTAACCGTCCGCTCAAATCGCTCAGCCATATGCTGAAAGGTAAACAGGGACGTTTCCGCCAGAACTTGCTCGGTAAGCGTGTCGACTATTCCGGCCGTTCGGTTATCGTAGTAGGTCCTTACCTGAAGATGTACCAATGCGGTCTTCCGAAGAAGATGGCACTGGAGCTGTTCAAACCGTTTGTAATGAAAGAATTGGTTAACAAAGGGCTTGCCCATAACATAAAGAGCGCGAAGCGTAAGGTAGAGCGCGTAAGTCCAGAAGTCTGGGATGTGCTTGAAGAAGTAATCAGAGAGCATCCGGTTCTGCTGAACCGTGCTCCTACGCTGCACAGACTGGGTATCCAGGCGTTTGAGCCGATTCTAGTAGAAGGCCACGCGATCCGTCTTCACCCGCTTGTATGTACGGCTTACAATGCCGACTTTGACGGTGACCAGATGGCGGTTCACGTTCCTCTGTCCGCTGAAGCTCAAGCTGAAGCCCGTATTCTCATGCTGGCATCTGGTAACATCTTGAACCCTAAGGATGGTAAGCCGGTTGTTACTCCTTCTCAGGATATGGTCCTTGGTACGTTCTATCTGACCATGGATAACAATGAAGAAAAAGGAACAGGCATGATTTTGCGTACTGTGAACGAAGCGGTCTCCGCTTATCAGCGTGGAACTGCCGGTCTGCATGCGCGTGTTGCTATTCCAGCTAAAGCTCTGGGCAAAACCTGCTTCACAGAAGCGCAGCAAAATGCTTTGCTGATCACTACGGTGGGTAAGATTATCTTCAACGAAATCTATCCTAGCAGCTTCCCGTATATCAACGAAGCGACCAAAACCAACTTGCTGCAGGGAACACCTGAAAAGTACTTCATCTATGAAAAGGGTGCGGATGTCCGCGAACTGATCATGGCTGCTCCGGAAGCCAGCGCTGTAGGTAAAGAATATCTGGGCCTCATTATCGCCCGCTGCTTTGAGACATATCACACTACCAAGACCTCAGTGATTCTGGATAAAATTAAGCAACTCGGCTTTACGTACTCTACTCGTTCCGGTGTTACGGTTGCCGTATCGGATGTTATCGTGCCTGAGGAAAAAGTCACCATTCTTAAAGAATCCGAAGCTAAGGTTGATGTAGTTGCGAACCAATACCGCCGCGGTCTGATCACCAATGATGAGCGGTATGACCGTGTTATCGAAATTTGGTCAAAGACTAAGGATGAGCTTACTAACGTGCTGCTCAAATCGATGGACCGTTTCAACTCTATCATGCTTATGGTGGATTCCAAGGCGCGTGGTAACAAATCGCAGATCACTCAGCTCGGTGGTATGCGTGGTCTGATGGCCACACCTTCGGGCCGAATCTTTGAATTGCCAATCAAAGCAAACTTCCGTGAAGGGCTGACCGTCCTCGAGTACTTCATCTCTACTCACGGAGCGCGTAAAGGTCTGGCCGATACAGCGCTGCGTACAGCGGATTCCGGGTACTTGACACGCCGTCTGGTTGATGTGGCGCAGGATGTTATTGTCCGCGAAGAAGATTGTGGTACCGATAAAGGCTTCACTGTCAGCCGGATTCAAGATGGTAAGGAAGTTATCGAGGATCTGTACGACCGTATTGAAGGCCGTTACTCCTTTGAGACTATCCGTCATCCGGAAACGAAGGAAATCATCGTTCATCGTAACGATCTGATTGATTCGGATAAGGCTGAAGAGATCGTGAACGCCGGCATTACCAAGCTTCAGATCCGCTCTGTACTGAGCTGCCGTGCCCGTCACGGTGTCTGCAAGAAGTGCTACGGACGTAACCTGGCAACAGGTAAGTTCGTGGAAATCGGGGAAGCTGTCGGTATTATCGCGGCACAATCCATTGGTGAACCAGGAACACAGCTTACCATGCGTACGTTCCATACCGGTGGTGTTGCCGGAGACGATATCACGCAAGGTTTGCCGCGTATCCAGGAGCTGTTTGAAGCCCGTAACCCTAAAGGTCAGGCAACAATCAGTGAGATTGACGGGGTAGTTAAGGAAATCCGTGAAACCAAGGACCGCCGTGAAATTGAAGTCCAGGGGGAAGCAGAGTCCAAGACGTATTCCATCACTTACGGCTCCCGTCTGCGTGTCAGCGAAGGCCAGGAGATTGAGGCCGGCGATGAATTGACAGACGGTTCCATTGACCCTAAAGAAATGCTGCGTATCAAAGGGATTCGCGGGGTACAGAACTACATTCTGCAAGAAGTGCAGCGTGTATACCGTAACCAGGGCGTTGAAATTAATGATAAGCACATTGAAGTTATGATTAAGCAGATGCTGCGCAAAATCCGCATTATTGATGCCGGAGATACCAATCTCCTGCCGGGTGCGTTTGCTGATATCCATGAATATGAAGCAGCTAACAAGGAAGCCATTCTTGCCGGTAATGAACCTGCAGTTGCCAAGCCGGTACTGCTCGGGATTACCAAGGCTTCCCTGGAAACGGACTCCTTCCTGTCTGCGGCTTCCTTCCAGGAAACTACCCGCGTCTTAACGGATGCAGCTATCAAGGGTAAAGTGGATAAGCTCCTGGGTCTGAAAGAGAATGTTATCATCGGTAAGCTGATTCCTGCAGGTACTGGCATGAATCGTTATCGCAATGTGAAGCTCAGTGACCCAAATGCTGAAAGCAGTGAAGAAGCTTTAGAGCCGGTTCCGGCTGAATAA
- the fusA gene encoding elongation factor G, with protein MAREFSLKNTRNIGIMAHIDAGKTTTTERILFYSGRTHKIGEVHEGAATMDWMEQEQERGITITSAATTAAWKGNRVNIIDTPGHVDFTVEVERSLRVLDGAVGVFSAKEGVEPQSETVWRQADRYSVPRIAYVNKMDIIGADFLNVIDSMRDRLMANAVAIQLPIGAENDFIGIIDLIEQKAHMFKDDLGQNIEVTDIPAEYLPKVEELRLELIEKVAELDEELTMKYLEGEELTIPEIKAALRKGVCEVKIFPVIVGSSYRNKGVQLMLDAVVDYLPSPLDVPAIVGHHDDGTEGVRHSSDEEPFSALAFKIMTDPYVGKLTFFRVYSGVLESGSYVVNATKNKRERIGRILQMHANSRQEISIVYSGDIAAAVGLKDTSTGDTLCDEKNPIILESMNFPDPVIEIAVEPKTKADQDKLGVALGKLTEEDPTLRAHTDEETGQTILAGMGELHLDIIIDRMRREFHVETNVGKPQVAYRETFNAPARVEGKFVRQSGGRGQYGHVWVEFEPLEAGTGNQFESKVVGGSVPREYVAPALAGIEEAMKNGVIAGFPLVDVKATIVDGSYHDVDSNEMAFKVAGSLALKAAKDKCKPVLLEPIMKVEVTVPEEYMGDVMGMLSSRRGKIEGMDSRGGAQIIRSKVPLSEMFGYSTTLRSGTQGRGVFSMELSHYEEVPRSIAEEIAAKNKGGE; from the coding sequence ATGGCAAGAGAGTTCTCCTTAAAAAATACACGTAATATCGGGATCATGGCACATATTGATGCTGGTAAGACTACTACCACAGAGCGGATTCTTTTCTACTCAGGCCGTACGCACAAAATCGGTGAAGTTCACGAAGGTGCTGCTACAATGGACTGGATGGAGCAAGAACAGGAGCGCGGAATTACGATTACTTCCGCTGCTACCACCGCTGCTTGGAAGGGTAACCGCGTTAATATCATTGATACCCCAGGACACGTTGACTTCACCGTTGAAGTTGAACGTTCCTTGCGTGTATTGGATGGGGCAGTAGGCGTGTTTAGCGCCAAAGAGGGTGTTGAACCTCAGTCCGAAACTGTTTGGAGACAAGCTGACCGTTATAGTGTTCCGCGGATCGCCTATGTTAACAAAATGGATATTATCGGTGCTGATTTCCTTAATGTAATTGATTCTATGCGTGATCGTTTGATGGCGAATGCAGTTGCTATTCAATTGCCGATCGGCGCAGAGAATGACTTCATTGGTATTATTGACCTGATCGAGCAAAAAGCTCACATGTTTAAGGATGATCTGGGTCAAAACATTGAAGTTACGGATATTCCGGCTGAGTACCTTCCGAAGGTTGAGGAACTTCGTCTTGAGTTGATCGAGAAAGTTGCTGAACTTGACGAAGAACTTACTATGAAGTACCTTGAAGGCGAAGAACTAACAATCCCAGAAATCAAAGCTGCATTGCGCAAAGGCGTATGTGAAGTTAAGATTTTCCCTGTAATTGTTGGGTCCTCTTATCGTAACAAAGGGGTTCAACTTATGTTGGACGCTGTTGTAGATTACTTGCCATCGCCTCTTGATGTACCAGCTATTGTTGGTCATCATGATGATGGAACTGAAGGGGTTCGCCATTCTTCGGATGAAGAGCCTTTCTCAGCTTTGGCATTTAAAATCATGACAGACCCTTATGTGGGCAAGCTTACGTTCTTCCGTGTTTACTCTGGTGTTCTGGAGTCCGGATCATACGTAGTCAATGCTACTAAGAACAAACGTGAGCGTATCGGCCGTATTCTACAAATGCATGCGAACAGCCGCCAAGAGATTTCCATCGTGTACTCTGGTGACATTGCTGCTGCAGTAGGATTGAAAGATACTAGCACGGGCGATACTCTGTGTGATGAGAAGAATCCAATTATCTTGGAATCCATGAACTTCCCTGATCCGGTTATCGAAATTGCTGTTGAACCAAAAACCAAAGCCGACCAAGATAAATTGGGCGTTGCTCTCGGTAAGCTGACCGAAGAAGATCCAACTCTTCGTGCTCATACTGATGAAGAAACTGGCCAAACTATCCTGGCAGGTATGGGCGAACTTCACTTGGATATTATCATTGATCGTATGCGCCGTGAATTCCACGTTGAAACTAACGTTGGTAAACCACAGGTTGCTTATCGTGAAACATTCAATGCGCCTGCTCGCGTCGAAGGTAAATTCGTTCGTCAATCCGGCGGACGTGGTCAATACGGTCATGTATGGGTTGAATTCGAACCTCTCGAGGCTGGTACTGGCAACCAATTCGAAAGTAAAGTAGTCGGCGGTTCTGTACCTAGAGAATATGTCGCTCCTGCACTTGCGGGTATTGAAGAAGCTATGAAAAATGGTGTTATCGCAGGCTTCCCGCTTGTTGATGTTAAAGCCACTATCGTAGATGGTTCTTATCATGATGTTGACTCCAATGAAATGGCGTTTAAAGTTGCCGGATCATTGGCACTTAAGGCTGCAAAAGACAAGTGTAAACCTGTCCTGCTTGAGCCAATCATGAAAGTGGAAGTAACTGTTCCTGAGGAGTATATGGGCGATGTTATGGGGATGCTTAGTTCCCGTCGCGGTAAGATCGAAGGTATGGACTCCCGTGGTGGAGCTCAGATTATCCGGTCTAAGGTGCCTCTCTCCGAAATGTTCGGTTACTCTACAACACTTCGTTCCGGTACTCAAGGACGCGGCGTATTCTCAATGGAGCTTTCTCACTATGAAGAAGTTCCAAGAAGTATTGCAGAAGAAATCGCAGCCAAGAATAAAGGCGGAGAATAA
- a CDS encoding ribosomal L7Ae/L30e/S12e/Gadd45 family protein: MTDDRGLQDAQVKIGSKQTVKAVELGQAAEVYVAEDGDQRLTSRIVMLCNKQGVKVTYVDTMLNLGKACGIEVGAAMAAVLKQ; this comes from the coding sequence ATGACTGATGATAGAGGGTTACAGGATGCTCAGGTCAAGATCGGTTCCAAACAAACCGTCAAGGCGGTGGAGTTGGGCCAAGCCGCAGAAGTCTATGTGGCAGAGGACGGAGATCAACGGCTTACTTCCAGAATTGTAATGCTTTGCAACAAACAAGGTGTGAAGGTCACATATGTGGACACGATGCTGAATTTGGGCAAGGCCTGCGGTATAGAAGTTGGTGCTGCGATGGCAGCCGTCTTAAAACAATAG
- the rpsJ gene encoding 30S ribosomal protein S10, producing MAKQKIRIRLKAYDHRILDQSAEKIVETAKRSGAGVSGPIPLPTEKQIITILRAVHKYKDSREQFEQRTHKRLIDIVNPTPQTVDALMRLDLPSGVDIEIKL from the coding sequence ATGGCAAAGCAAAAAATTCGTATTCGCTTGAAAGCATACGACCACAGAATTCTTGATCAATCCGCAGAGAAAATCGTTGAAACAGCAAAACGTTCGGGTGCTGGTGTATCCGGGCCGATTCCGCTGCCAACTGAGAAGCAAATCATTACCATTCTCCGTGCGGTACACAAGTACAAGGATTCCCGTGAACAGTTTGAACAGCGGACTCACAAACGTTTGATCGATATTGTGAACCCGACACCACAAACTGTGGATGCCTTGATGCGCTTGGATCTACCGTCCGGTGTAGATATCGAAATCAAATTGTAA